GTTCCTTCGTGAGCTTCGTCAGCTTCACGCCGATCTTCTCCAGGTGCAGGCGCGCGACTTCCTCGTCGAGCTTCTTCGGCAGGATGTAGACCTTGTTGGCGTACTCGTCCTTCTTCGCCCACAGGTCGATCTGCGCCAGCGTCTGGTTGGAGAACGAGTTCGACATCACGAAGCTCGGGTGGCCGGTGGCGCAGCCCAGGTTCACCAGGCGGCCTTCGGCCAGCAGGAACATCGCGTTGCCGTTCGGCAGGATGAACTTGTCCACCTGCGGCTTGATGTTGACGATCTCCACGCCCGCCAGCGCCTTCAGCGCATCGACCTGGATCTCGTTGTCGAAGTGGCCGATGTTGCAGACGATGGCCTGGTCCTTCATCGCGGTCATGTGCTCGACGCGGATGATGTCCTTGTTGCCGGTGGTGGTGACGTAGATGTCGGCCTCGCCGAGGCTGTCCTCGACGGTCGAGACCTCGTAGCCCTCCATCGCCGCCTGCAGCGCGCAGATCGGGTCGATCTCGGTGACGATCACGCGCGCACCGTAGGCGCGCAGCGACGCCGCGCAGCCCTTGCCGACGTCGCCGTAGCCGCAGACCACCGCCACCTTGCCGGCCAGCATCACGTCGAGCGCGCGCTTCAGGCCGTCGGCCAGCGACTCGCGGCAGCCGTACAGGTTGTCGAACTTCGACTTGGTGACCGAGTCGTTGACGTTGATCGCGGGCACCAGCAGCTTGCCGTCCTGGGCCAGCTGGTACAGGCGGTGCACGCCGGTGGTGGTCTCTTCGGACACGCCCTTCCAGTCGGCGACGACCCTGGTCCAGTAGCCCGGGCGCTCCTTGGCGACGCGCTTGAGCAGGTTCTTGATCACCTGCTCCTCGTGGCTGCCCGCGGGCGCGTCGACCCAGGACGTGTCGCCCTGCTCGAGCTCGTAGCCCTTGTGGATCAGCAGGGTCACGTCGCCGCCGTCGTCGACCACCATCTGCGGGCCGAGGAAGCCGCCCTGGCCGTCGGGGAAGGAGAGTGCGTCGAGCGTGCAGTCCCAGTACTCCTCCAGGGTCTCGCCCTTCCAGGCGA
The sequence above is a segment of the Luteimonas sp. MC1750 genome. Coding sequences within it:
- the ahcY gene encoding adenosylhomocysteinase, yielding MNAVTKTSPERQFSTDGDYKIADISLADWGRKEIDIAEHEMPGLMSIRRKHAAEAPLKGVRVTGSLHMTIQTAVLIETLNDIGADVRWASCNIFSTQDHAAAAIAATGTPVFAWKGETLEEYWDCTLDALSFPDGQGGFLGPQMVVDDGGDVTLLIHKGYELEQGDTSWVDAPAGSHEEQVIKNLLKRVAKERPGYWTRVVADWKGVSEETTTGVHRLYQLAQDGKLLVPAINVNDSVTKSKFDNLYGCRESLADGLKRALDVMLAGKVAVVCGYGDVGKGCAASLRAYGARVIVTEIDPICALQAAMEGYEVSTVEDSLGEADIYVTTTGNKDIIRVEHMTAMKDQAIVCNIGHFDNEIQVDALKALAGVEIVNIKPQVDKFILPNGNAMFLLAEGRLVNLGCATGHPSFVMSNSFSNQTLAQIDLWAKKDEYANKVYILPKKLDEEVARLHLEKIGVKLTKLTKEQADYIGVPVEGPFKPEHYRY